One Leptotrichia sp. OH3620_COT-345 genomic region harbors:
- a CDS encoding septal ring lytic transglycosylase RlpA family protein → MKKTITVLVGLILSLFISLTGKASNHEITKNIKDTEKKVNILENNDGIFDEAKEERAKYSYFQTGIASFYGGKWHGRKTANGEIFDTYKLTAAHKTLPFGTRVRVTNVNNGKSVVVRINNRGPYAKGRIIDLSQAAFSKIASLSKGIVKVKLEIMK, encoded by the coding sequence ATGAAAAAAACAATAACTGTGCTTGTAGGATTAATTTTATCTTTATTTATATCATTAACAGGAAAAGCAAGTAATCATGAAATAACAAAAAATATAAAAGATACGGAAAAAAAAGTAAATATACTCGAAAATAATGACGGTATATTTGACGAGGCAAAGGAAGAGCGTGCAAAATATTCTTATTTTCAGACAGGTATTGCTTCATTTTACGGGGGAAAATGGCATGGAAGGAAAACTGCAAATGGGGAAATATTTGATACATATAAATTAACGGCAGCCCATAAAACGTTACCTTTTGGAACAAGGGTAAGAGTAACTAATGTAAATAACGGAAAATCCGTAGTAGTGAGAATAAACAATAGAGGACCTTATGCAAAAGGAAGAATAATTGATTTAAGTCAGGCGGCTTTTTCAAAAATAGCAAGTTTAAGTAAGGGAATTGTAAAAGTAAAATTGGAAATAATGAAATAA